A genomic stretch from Nitrososphaera sp. includes:
- a CDS encoding TIM barrel protein: protein MGLLGIVTSVAPYVTRANALEALAMAHEDGFSGVELNEDHLHCLAAALPSSLDLMRQFAQDHDMINSLHGTLHLPSLDSENSSARRSAVEYTLKTLDFMEQAAIPRIVLHSFSDLPAFFRLRGERANGPAYLVGCHAVKTYGLLAPVLKKYRTWRAEKLHRNFLLSLSEIASHASEKRVNGEAIQIVFEEHYSDAMDYDEVPYGKGKFANVIRGIDSAHHYIRTGRDSDLSHLDGPIHFHAVDTNGTLDDHRTVGTGRVNIDKILLQILARRLTDFIVIEDGNRASALRSKAALETHLRRRQIVGSSFRKSNS from the coding sequence TTGGGCCTACTCGGAATCGTCACATCAGTAGCACCGTACGTCACCCGCGCCAATGCGCTGGAAGCCTTGGCAATGGCCCACGAAGACGGATTCAGCGGCGTGGAGTTGAACGAGGATCACCTTCATTGTCTTGCTGCGGCGCTTCCATCGAGTTTGGACCTTATGAGGCAGTTTGCCCAGGATCACGACATGATTAATTCGCTCCATGGGACATTGCATTTGCCGAGTCTTGATTCGGAGAATTCCTCCGCAAGGAGATCGGCCGTTGAATATACCTTAAAGACCCTGGACTTTATGGAACAGGCTGCAATCCCCCGGATTGTCCTACACAGTTTCTCGGACCTGCCCGCTTTCTTTCGATTAAGAGGAGAACGCGCAAACGGTCCTGCATATCTTGTTGGCTGTCATGCTGTGAAAACCTACGGACTTCTTGCACCTGTCCTCAAGAAATACCGGACATGGAGGGCCGAAAAACTCCATCGGAATTTCTTGCTGTCCCTGTCAGAAATAGCCTCACATGCGTCGGAAAAAAGGGTAAACGGCGAAGCAATCCAGATCGTTTTTGAGGAACACTATTCAGATGCCATGGACTACGACGAGGTGCCTTACGGTAAAGGCAAGTTCGCGAACGTGATCCGCGGCATCGATAGCGCGCATCACTATATCAGAACTGGAAGGGATTCTGACCTGTCGCACCTAGACGGCCCAATCCATTTTCACGCGGTGGACACCAACGGGACTCTTGACGACCATCGCACCGTGGGGACCGGCAGGGTTAACATCGACAAAATCCTCCTGCAAATACTCGCTCGACGCCTGACTGATTTCATAGTCATAGAGGATGGCAACAGGGCCAGCGCACTCCGCTCCAAGGCCGCACTTGAGACGCATTTAAGACGCCGCCAGATAGTAGGCTCTTCGTTTCGCAAGTCTAATTCCTAG
- a CDS encoding S1 RNA-binding domain-containing protein: protein MPSSPSSSSPGTAPNSASSPPVPEIKRLPEEGEVVIATVKDVTGHGAYVTLDEYGGMTGFLPIREVATGYVRNIQRFVRPQQKAVLKIIKVNKARGEVDTSLKQVSGEDKKAKLIEVKRNEKATGFLNSVKEKAALSDVQLAETQKVILDNYDDVYELFETVSTKGIESIKDLGFSETVLRAIEEESKKIQVPLIEIRGVLEVTSNRPDGIEVIRNVLGDAEQGTKSNPSNITVHYLGAPRYRITIKSENFKTAEKAMAHAIEKIEKGMTKSQGSFKFTREESKKKVH from the coding sequence ATGCCCAGCTCGCCAAGTTCATCCTCTCCCGGGACTGCCCCAAATTCCGCGAGTAGTCCCCCGGTGCCTGAAATCAAGAGACTTCCCGAGGAGGGAGAAGTCGTTATCGCAACGGTCAAGGACGTGACCGGGCACGGCGCCTACGTCACGCTTGACGAATACGGCGGCATGACAGGTTTTCTGCCGATAAGGGAGGTCGCCACAGGCTACGTGCGAAATATCCAGCGATTTGTCCGACCTCAGCAGAAGGCGGTTTTGAAAATCATCAAGGTCAACAAAGCCCGGGGAGAGGTTGACACTTCGCTAAAGCAGGTCTCCGGAGAGGACAAGAAGGCAAAGCTAATCGAGGTTAAGAGAAATGAAAAGGCAACCGGCTTTCTAAATTCAGTAAAGGAGAAGGCAGCTCTTTCTGATGTGCAGCTCGCGGAGACCCAGAAGGTTATCCTTGACAACTATGACGACGTATACGAGCTGTTTGAAACAGTCTCCACCAAGGGGATTGAGTCGATAAAGGACCTTGGGTTTTCAGAAACCGTTCTCCGAGCAATAGAAGAGGAGAGCAAGAAAATTCAGGTGCCACTAATTGAAATAAGGGGGGTTTTGGAAGTGACGTCTAACAGGCCAGACGGCATTGAGGTGATTAGAAACGTTCTTGGCGATGCGGAACAGGGCACAAAGAGCAATCCAAGCAACATAACTGTCCACTATCTGGGGGCCCCGAGATACCGCATAACAATCAAGTCGGAGAACTTTAAGACTGCGGAAAAGGCTATGGCTCACGCAATTGAAAAGATAGAAAAAGGTATGACAAAGAGTCAGGGCAGCTTCAAGTTTACCCGAGAAGAATCCAAAAAGAAAGTGCACTAG
- a CDS encoding cytochrome P450 gives MLTHCLISSRRSIWQHSIERSAVLHYIRGRGKRIPESAEKLAGKNRTDGEAKFPPGPSSIIAGRLLRDFMRDPIHMLLQTAEKYGDVSHFKLGKQHIFLVNNPELIENILIRDYRNFVKSRRLQLSKRLLGEGLLTSEGEFHDRQRRMMQPSFLPNRVKSYGAAMIDSAEKMISGWRDGQVLDIHAQMMHVTSAIITKAVLGSEISDEESDRVNQALVSSMKYLDRIQMPLGEFVQRIPILPVNKDFRSAKVVLDTLVYRMISEHKSRGGQAGEPDLLDTLIAAGKSDAELAREWDRQVRDEVMTIFLAGHETTANALTWTLYLLSQNPECESKLFDELARVLQDGAGLRAPSINDIHALQYTEKVLRESMRMYPPAWTLARQAVQDYKLDGYTVPAKSIIVMSQYVMHHDPRFFAEPNRFIPERWTNEFRAQLPRFCYFPFGGGIRGCLGESFAWTEGILLLATICRNWSMTHDPSHRVEALPIITLRPKHGMRMRLHKRQ, from the coding sequence ATGTTGACACATTGCCTTATCTCAAGTCGCCGCAGCATTTGGCAACATTCAATTGAAAGATCCGCTGTATTACATTACATAAGGGGCAGGGGAAAGAGAATTCCAGAAAGCGCAGAAAAACTTGCCGGAAAGAATCGAACCGACGGAGAAGCAAAGTTCCCCCCTGGGCCCAGCTCTATCATTGCAGGTAGACTCTTGCGGGATTTCATGCGTGACCCCATACACATGCTTCTTCAAACTGCAGAAAAGTACGGCGATGTCTCGCACTTCAAGCTAGGAAAACAGCACATTTTTCTGGTAAACAACCCCGAACTTATAGAGAATATCCTCATCCGCGATTATCGTAATTTTGTCAAGAGCCGCAGGCTGCAACTGTCCAAGCGGCTCCTGGGCGAAGGGCTGCTTACCAGCGAAGGCGAATTTCACGACCGTCAGAGGCGAATGATGCAGCCATCATTCCTTCCAAACCGCGTCAAGTCGTACGGCGCCGCGATGATAGACTCGGCCGAGAAAATGATTTCTGGATGGAGAGACGGTCAGGTATTAGACATTCATGCTCAGATGATGCACGTCACCTCCGCGATAATTACCAAGGCAGTTCTGGGGTCCGAGATATCCGACGAGGAAAGTGACAGGGTGAACCAGGCGCTTGTCTCCAGCATGAAGTACCTGGATAGAATCCAGATGCCGCTCGGCGAATTTGTTCAACGGATCCCCATACTCCCGGTCAACAAGGACTTTAGATCCGCAAAGGTAGTTCTAGACACGCTTGTATACCGCATGATCTCGGAGCACAAATCGCGGGGCGGTCAGGCTGGCGAGCCGGACCTTCTGGATACGCTAATCGCCGCAGGTAAGAGCGATGCTGAATTGGCCCGCGAGTGGGACCGACAGGTGAGAGACGAAGTCATGACGATATTCTTGGCTGGCCACGAAACAACCGCCAATGCGCTTACTTGGACGCTTTACCTCCTTTCCCAAAACCCCGAGTGCGAATCAAAACTCTTCGATGAGCTTGCCCGCGTCCTTCAAGACGGGGCTGGCCTTCGTGCCCCAAGCATCAATGACATTCACGCTCTGCAATACACCGAGAAGGTGCTTAGAGAATCCATGCGCATGTATCCTCCTGCTTGGACTCTTGCGCGCCAGGCTGTGCAAGACTACAAGCTCGACGGCTATACCGTTCCGGCCAAGTCAATAATCGTCATGAGCCAGTACGTAATGCATCATGACCCAAGGTTCTTCGCCGAACCAAATCGCTTTATTCCGGAGCGGTGGACGAACGAGTTCAGGGCTCAGCTGCCACGGTTTTGTTATTTTCCATTTGGCGGCGGAATCAGGGGTTGCTTGGGCGAGTCATTTGCATGGACTGAGGGGATACTCTTGCTTGCCACAATCTGTCGAAATTGGTCCATGACTCATGACCCCAGCCATCGAGTGGAGGCGCTGCCAATAATTACCCTGAGGCCAAAGCACGGAATGCGAATGCGGCTTCACAAGAGGCAATGA
- a CDS encoding plastocyanin/azurin family copper-binding protein, translated as MPELRRLSVAGSAALLLFIGLSFAAANAQQTSSNSSATNVTAGSAPGNLTGAQPTAGNSTVGVSIVPNAQNLGDRAYSPNPVNVTIGSTVKWTNDDTVLHTVTSGNGSSDPNMGKAFDSGLTGPNVLKTKGATFTHTFSSPGVYPYFCQVHPTMVGKVVVTSGTSAVPEFPTAGIALAAGIAVIAGVIAVSRFRSIAVAAR; from the coding sequence ATGCCAGAACTTAGGAGGCTTTCTGTAGCCGGATCCGCGGCTTTACTGCTGTTTATTGGACTCAGTTTTGCAGCTGCAAATGCACAACAGACCTCATCAAATTCATCAGCTACGAATGTGACTGCTGGGAGCGCGCCGGGCAATCTGACAGGCGCGCAGCCGACCGCCGGAAATTCTACAGTCGGCGTCTCCATCGTGCCTAACGCTCAAAATCTCGGTGACCGAGCATACTCACCAAACCCTGTAAACGTCACAATTGGCAGCACAGTGAAGTGGACAAATGACGATACAGTTCTACACACCGTTACCTCGGGCAACGGCTCTTCAGATCCGAATATGGGAAAGGCGTTTGACTCTGGGTTGACAGGACCTAATGTGTTGAAGACAAAAGGAGCAACCTTCACCCACACATTCAGTTCGCCCGGCGTTTATCCATACTTCTGCCAGGTTCATCCTACCATGGTGGGTAAAGTAGTGGTCACCAGCGGAACTAGCGCAGTTCCCGAGTTTCCGACGGCTGGAATTGCTTTGGCCGCCGGCATTGCCGTAATTGCTGGAGTCATTGCCGTGAGCAGGTTCAGAAGCATAGCGGTTGCAGCGCGCTAG
- a CDS encoding amino acid permease produces the protein MASPADFSSSSSPEHAHQNQLVRSLGLLDIIMVGIAAMIAGAIFILVGPAINLAGGAVIVAFAVNGIITLFTAMGYAELGSAMPEAGGGYLWVREGLPRPNAFISGWMAWLAHIVAGSLYAVGFASFLVSLLKMLNVISASDQMLFGIIPLEKLLAVGCIAAFTYINIKGTSETGKTGTIVTLIQLGTIGILVIAGFWSMYLHPNWSSNFSDFMPNGIGGLVAAMGLTFIAFEGYEIIVQTGEEVKNPKKNIPRAIFISLGLVVTLYSLVAFVVIAGIFPPGQPAWKFVGQNQELGVMKAAEYLLPYGAFIVLAGGIVSSLAGLNATTFSSARVAFAMGRHYNLPHRLSSIHPKNKTPHIAIAISGIIMAIMAYSLPLDQIAVAASVLFLLLFTQVNIAVITIRKIHGDKLDYGFKTPFFPVVPIIGVFLKLGLALYLLVTQPLSWGIAILWVLLGFVIYRAYTFKREIDHYAPLVTTGGDMERKHFRILIPYTPENPDRLLKYAVRVAKENDGEINILRVITVPTQTPLSAGVAFAESAKKSFQPLDRLLDKEAVLNHYLVRVSHDATEAVIATIEEQRIDLLIIDFESLRANKKLQTLVTCDITAIHTTGSEMDDVFPSTGADRQEPAGPQPEARKKNLVIVYDGGAHSEAAMKTASWLEHSGKFNVNVLAITDKQTLEKEEDFLAGRLRLDKHGGSVTPNQQGAGEQNAEDIAKDVEKQEFLANVGIEFNRIILTNETERSAEQSAYLIQSAVNAAQPDIVVTGASIRAFSLFDNQHFALLVGRLNCPVIIAKHFTIPGVNKVRTAIARFMRK, from the coding sequence TTGGCATCGCCAGCCGACTTTTCCAGCTCATCATCACCAGAGCACGCGCATCAGAACCAGCTAGTCAGATCGCTCGGCCTTTTGGACATAATCATGGTCGGCATCGCTGCAATGATCGCGGGCGCGATTTTCATCCTTGTAGGCCCTGCCATAAACTTGGCAGGCGGCGCCGTAATTGTCGCCTTTGCGGTTAACGGCATAATTACCCTGTTCACTGCAATGGGCTACGCCGAGCTCGGTTCCGCTATGCCAGAGGCAGGTGGCGGATACCTTTGGGTGAGGGAGGGGCTGCCCAGGCCGAATGCGTTTATCAGCGGATGGATGGCATGGCTGGCACACATTGTTGCAGGCAGCCTGTATGCTGTTGGCTTTGCTTCGTTTCTCGTCAGCCTGCTCAAGATGCTAAACGTGATCTCGGCTTCGGACCAAATGCTATTTGGCATCATTCCGCTCGAAAAGCTATTGGCAGTTGGATGCATTGCTGCATTTACCTACATCAACATCAAAGGTACGTCAGAGACGGGAAAGACAGGCACAATTGTTACCCTCATTCAACTTGGTACTATAGGCATTCTTGTAATCGCCGGCTTTTGGAGCATGTACTTGCATCCAAACTGGAGCAGCAACTTTTCCGACTTTATGCCAAACGGGATCGGAGGCCTTGTTGCGGCTATGGGCCTGACCTTTATTGCATTTGAGGGCTATGAAATAATAGTTCAGACAGGCGAGGAAGTGAAGAACCCAAAGAAAAACATTCCAAGGGCGATATTCATTTCACTTGGGCTGGTCGTGACTCTATACAGCCTGGTTGCATTCGTCGTTATTGCGGGAATATTCCCACCTGGCCAGCCAGCTTGGAAGTTCGTGGGCCAGAACCAGGAGCTGGGCGTGATGAAAGCAGCCGAGTATTTGCTTCCTTATGGGGCATTTATTGTGCTTGCAGGAGGCATTGTGTCTAGCCTTGCAGGCCTCAACGCAACTACCTTTTCGTCCGCCCGCGTGGCGTTTGCCATGGGCAGGCACTATAACCTGCCCCACAGGCTCAGCTCAATCCACCCGAAGAACAAAACGCCCCACATTGCAATCGCGATTTCAGGCATTATCATGGCGATAATGGCGTATTCGCTTCCGCTTGACCAGATAGCCGTGGCTGCCAGCGTCCTTTTCCTACTGCTTTTTACCCAGGTAAACATCGCAGTCATTACTATTCGCAAGATTCATGGCGACAAACTAGACTACGGGTTCAAGACACCGTTCTTCCCTGTCGTACCAATAATAGGCGTATTTCTGAAGCTCGGACTCGCTCTGTACCTCCTCGTGACCCAGCCGCTCAGCTGGGGTATCGCCATACTATGGGTTCTTCTCGGATTTGTCATATATCGGGCATACACCTTCAAGCGCGAAATAGATCATTATGCCCCGCTGGTGACCACGGGCGGAGACATGGAACGGAAGCACTTTCGCATCTTGATCCCCTACACGCCAGAAAACCCCGACAGGCTGCTCAAATATGCCGTAAGGGTGGCGAAAGAAAATGACGGGGAAATTAACATCCTTCGCGTCATCACTGTTCCTACCCAGACGCCGCTTTCCGCGGGAGTCGCCTTTGCGGAAAGCGCAAAAAAATCTTTTCAGCCCCTGGACCGGCTCCTCGATAAGGAGGCCGTGCTAAACCACTATCTGGTCCGGGTATCTCACGACGCTACCGAAGCCGTCATTGCCACTATAGAGGAGCAGCGAATAGACCTGCTGATTATAGATTTTGAGTCGCTTCGTGCCAACAAGAAGCTGCAGACCCTCGTCACGTGCGACATAACTGCAATCCACACGACCGGCAGCGAAATGGACGATGTATTTCCCTCGACCGGCGCCGACCGGCAAGAACCCGCCGGACCGCAGCCAGAGGCCAGAAAGAAGAACCTGGTAATCGTGTATGATGGCGGAGCGCACTCTGAGGCGGCCATGAAAACTGCGAGCTGGCTTGAGCATTCTGGCAAGTTCAACGTCAATGTGCTGGCAATCACTGATAAGCAGACTCTCGAAAAGGAGGAAGATTTTCTCGCAGGCCGCTTAAGGCTCGACAAGCATGGAGGTTCAGTCACACCCAACCAACAGGGAGCCGGCGAACAAAATGCAGAGGATATTGCAAAAGACGTGGAGAAGCAAGAGTTTCTTGCGAACGTCGGCATCGAGTTTAACAGGATAATTCTTACAAATGAAACGGAGCGTAGCGCTGAACAATCAGCATATCTAATTCAATCAGCTGTCAACGCAGCGCAGCCTGACATCGTGGTGACCGGCGCAAGTATCAGGGCATTTAGTTTGTTTGACAATCAGCACTTTGCGCTTCTTGTAGGCAGGCTCAACTGCCCAGTGATAATAGCCAAACACTTCACGATACCCGGAGTAAACAAGGTGAGGACGGCTATTGCACGGTTCATGAGAAAGTAG
- a CDS encoding nascent polypeptide-associated complex protein → MMRGGNREMRRMLDKMGLEMKDLGDVEEVIIKTDTKELYLIKPQVLEMKGKDSTIFQVVATSIEEKQREVPTFKEEDIVLVMQQAGTTREKAIQALAESKGDMAQAILTLTT, encoded by the coding sequence ATGATGCGTGGCGGCAACCGCGAGATGAGGCGCATGCTAGACAAGATGGGTCTCGAAATGAAAGACCTAGGGGACGTCGAGGAAGTGATAATCAAGACAGATACAAAAGAGCTTTACCTGATAAAGCCACAAGTGCTTGAAATGAAAGGCAAGGACAGCACTATCTTTCAGGTGGTTGCGACGAGCATCGAGGAAAAACAACGTGAGGTGCCTACTTTCAAGGAGGAGGATATCGTGCTCGTAATGCAGCAGGCCGGTACGACTAGGGAAAAGGCTATCCAGGCATTGGCAGAGTCCAAAGGCGATATGGCACAGGCAATACTGACGCTCACCACCTAG
- a CDS encoding PUA domain-containing protein: MKPLPLDYTDKLSMHLDAIFGSGVSKVLDGRPVSFEFSRKTGRVKSFKVGENLAGTFRTDGGVAITVSGAALLIGSADFLKNCVNVLEDAVPFVSEGRSVFCKHVTSCGSNVRVGSDVAILDSSGKGVIAVGVSLLDGRCMKAYQRGVAVRIREGIKGRTEQSGTGI, encoded by the coding sequence GTGAAGCCGCTCCCACTGGACTATACGGACAAGCTGTCAATGCACCTCGACGCGATTTTCGGAAGCGGCGTTTCTAAGGTTCTGGATGGCAGACCCGTGAGCTTCGAGTTCTCGAGAAAGACCGGCAGGGTGAAGAGTTTCAAAGTAGGGGAGAACCTTGCTGGTACGTTTAGGACGGACGGGGGAGTCGCTATTACTGTGTCCGGGGCGGCCCTGCTAATAGGCTCGGCGGATTTTTTGAAAAACTGTGTCAATGTTTTGGAAGATGCGGTGCCATTTGTAAGCGAAGGCCGGTCGGTATTTTGCAAGCACGTGACTAGCTGCGGGTCCAACGTCCGCGTGGGCTCGGATGTTGCCATTCTTGACTCTTCTGGGAAAGGGGTAATCGCGGTGGGCGTTTCGCTTCTTGACGGGCGATGCATGAAGGCATACCAGCGCGGAGTCGCGGTGAGAATCCGCGAAGGAATAAAAGGTAGAACGGAGCAATCGGGGACAGGCATATGA
- a CDS encoding PhoU domain-containing protein, which yields MSVQPADGEEQNGEETRKLQYTGGSSYIVSLPKKWIQDLGLKQGDHVVILRQGNSVLQIAPASRRMAREQKEATIEVAKDNNPYFIARKLIALYFLGFNVINIVPREDRLLVDQREVIKNIVRRVLMGTEIIADSATGITLQVLINLLDLSVDAAFKRMLLIAKSMYRDAMASLRENNAELAEEVVKSDDEVDRFSFYIVRQLKIAIKNEHLLKEIGLEEPRNCLGYRLIAKSVERVADHAVIIAKDVIDMHQPLNKDTVERLVSMSTFALEVLDDSCLSMFKRDYEAADRAIEKSRRVDDMEKAILKSAGKPRDANELYRIKLITENIRRVAEYASDIAEIVLNMTVQQTLRKA from the coding sequence GTGTCCGTTCAACCTGCAGACGGCGAGGAGCAAAACGGTGAGGAAACAAGAAAGCTGCAATATACAGGTGGTTCGTCGTACATCGTTTCTCTTCCAAAAAAATGGATCCAGGACTTGGGTCTGAAACAGGGCGACCATGTTGTAATTCTCAGACAGGGAAATTCCGTTCTTCAAATAGCGCCGGCGTCCAGGAGGATGGCACGGGAACAAAAGGAGGCGACCATCGAAGTTGCCAAGGATAACAACCCTTATTTCATTGCGCGCAAGCTGATAGCGCTTTATTTTCTGGGATTTAATGTGATTAACATTGTTCCAAGGGAGGACAGGCTTCTAGTCGACCAACGGGAGGTGATAAAGAACATTGTACGGCGAGTACTAATGGGAACTGAAATCATTGCTGATTCAGCCACCGGCATCACTCTACAGGTTCTTATCAATCTGCTAGACCTTTCTGTTGATGCGGCCTTTAAGAGAATGCTGCTTATCGCAAAGTCGATGTACCGCGACGCAATGGCATCGCTCAGAGAAAATAACGCAGAGCTCGCAGAAGAGGTGGTAAAATCCGACGACGAGGTTGACAGATTCAGTTTTTACATCGTCCGCCAGCTCAAGATTGCAATAAAGAATGAACACCTGCTAAAGGAGATTGGTCTTGAGGAGCCACGCAACTGCCTCGGCTACAGGCTTATTGCCAAGTCCGTTGAGCGGGTTGCAGACCATGCGGTGATCATAGCAAAGGACGTTATCGACATGCATCAGCCGCTTAACAAAGACACCGTCGAGAGGCTCGTCTCTATGAGCACTTTCGCCTTAGAGGTTCTTGACGACTCTTGCCTCTCAATGTTCAAGCGCGACTACGAGGCTGCCGACAGGGCCATTGAGAAATCTCGGCGCGTTGATGACATGGAAAAGGCGATACTCAAGTCCGCGGGCAAGCCGCGCGATGCAAACGAACTATATAGAATCAAGCTGATAACTGAGAACATCCGAAGGGTAGCAGAGTACGCAAGCGACATCGCTGAGATTGTCCTTAACATGACTGTGCAGCAGACGCTCAGAAAAGCCTAA
- a CDS encoding multiprotein bridging factor aMBF1, producing the protein MPSCELCGKPAPDQKKIVVDQTVFTVCTSCSKRGKPYVSPSAPPASKKRRPAGSAQQQNARARGTRITMSDSTVLSPDFARRIRESREKKGLSVEQLGMQMNEKAAFLRKIESGALKPDESFADKLERFLGIRLYLSSSEMEEDSDD; encoded by the coding sequence TTGCCATCATGCGAACTCTGCGGCAAGCCTGCTCCGGATCAGAAAAAGATCGTAGTTGACCAGACGGTATTTACCGTCTGCACTTCTTGTTCCAAGAGGGGAAAGCCGTACGTTTCCCCGTCCGCACCACCAGCTTCGAAAAAAAGAAGGCCAGCGGGTTCGGCCCAGCAGCAAAACGCAAGGGCACGCGGGACAAGGATTACAATGTCTGATTCGACCGTTCTTTCTCCGGACTTTGCGAGGCGCATCCGAGAATCCAGAGAAAAGAAAGGTTTGAGCGTTGAGCAGCTTGGAATGCAAATGAATGAAAAGGCCGCATTCCTGAGGAAAATTGAATCCGGCGCACTCAAACCCGACGAGAGTTTTGCAGATAAACTTGAGCGCTTCTTGGGCATCAGGCTATACCTGAGCTCCTCTGAGATGGAAGAAGACTCTGATGATTGA
- the hflX gene encoding GTPase HflX produces MKGDPRGITISGEINKASAQDGRRTALLISYPFQQAITEAISLAQAAGYSVVKVITQKEINKAKYGIGKGKAEEVKRLIDETHPEVIILDEVLKPRQVYSLASLCRVEIIDREKLILEIFERRASTSESRIQTKLAQLRYELARARDKVRLARAGEQPGFFGLGKYEADIYYLDIRRRATALKKKLEREVTRRSLYREQRSRARLKSVSLAGYTSAGKTTLFNSLTGESKATGMGLFTTLSTFTRAIELDGEKVLVHDTVGFVSKLPAYMIDAFKSTLDELKYADIVVLVLDVSEPADEIKRKFASSLDVINEFEVPDSKIIYVLNKLDLVSKDEAVEKARLVGSLDESRVISLSALNGQNTLELRKVLAELLLPERRQPA; encoded by the coding sequence TTGAAAGGAGACCCGCGGGGAATAACAATATCCGGCGAGATAAATAAGGCGTCTGCTCAAGACGGAAGGCGGACTGCGCTCCTCATTTCCTATCCCTTTCAGCAAGCCATAACAGAGGCCATATCGCTTGCACAGGCTGCGGGCTATTCTGTTGTCAAGGTAATCACCCAGAAAGAAATCAACAAGGCAAAATACGGGATCGGAAAAGGCAAGGCCGAAGAAGTCAAGAGGTTAATTGACGAAACGCATCCGGAGGTAATAATCCTAGACGAGGTTCTAAAGCCCCGGCAGGTATACAGTCTTGCCAGTCTGTGTCGCGTCGAAATTATTGACCGGGAAAAACTCATACTCGAGATTTTTGAGCGCCGGGCCAGCACGTCAGAGTCAAGGATTCAGACCAAGCTGGCGCAGCTAAGGTACGAATTGGCAAGAGCGAGGGACAAGGTCAGATTGGCCCGCGCCGGCGAGCAGCCTGGATTCTTTGGTCTGGGCAAGTACGAGGCGGACATTTACTACCTTGACATCCGCAGACGCGCAACCGCGCTGAAGAAAAAGCTCGAGAGGGAGGTGACACGGAGGAGTCTCTATAGAGAACAAAGGTCAAGGGCGCGGCTGAAATCCGTTTCGCTTGCTGGATACACCTCTGCAGGCAAGACCACGCTGTTTAACAGTCTTACAGGCGAGTCAAAGGCAACGGGGATGGGGCTCTTTACGACCCTGTCTACCTTTACCCGCGCAATTGAGCTGGATGGAGAGAAGGTTTTGGTTCACGATACCGTGGGCTTTGTGAGCAAGCTGCCTGCGTACATGATAGACGCGTTTAAATCCACTCTTGACGAGCTAAAGTATGCCGACATTGTCGTGCTCGTGCTCGACGTCAGCGAGCCGGCGGACGAAATCAAACGAAAGTTTGCAAGTTCGCTTGATGTGATTAATGAATTCGAGGTGCCAGACAGCAAGATAATTTATGTACTAAACAAGCTGGACCTTGTGTCAAAGGACGAAGCGGTTGAAAAGGCCAGGCTAGTCGGGTCGCTTGACGAAAGTCGGGTTATTTCGTTGTCAGCGTTAAATGGCCAGAACACCCTGGAGCTCCGAAAGGTGTTGGCTGAGTTACTTTTGCCGGAAAGGAGGCAGCCCGCCTAG
- a CDS encoding tRNA (cytidine(56)-2'-O)-methyltransferase, whose translation MSRRVSVLRIGHRLVRDDRVTTHSALVSRAFGAEAIYMTGVDISVRQTLESVGKRWGGQFRVELINDWKAFARQWKNEGGRVVHLTMYGTALSSGISKLNCKSNAGRNVLVIIGAEKVPREAYDLADYNISVGNQPHSEIAALAVFLDRLFSGAELSKKFGGAALRIVPSPRGKKVREAPRKSIN comes from the coding sequence ATGAGTCGCCGCGTGTCAGTGCTCAGGATAGGCCACAGGCTGGTTCGGGACGACCGGGTTACCACCCACTCCGCCCTAGTGTCGCGGGCATTTGGAGCCGAAGCCATCTACATGACCGGAGTGGATATTTCTGTCAGACAGACGCTTGAATCCGTTGGCAAGAGGTGGGGAGGCCAGTTTAGAGTCGAGCTTATCAATGACTGGAAAGCGTTTGCAAGGCAGTGGAAGAATGAAGGAGGCAGGGTGGTTCACCTCACCATGTACGGAACGGCCCTGAGCAGCGGGATATCAAAGTTGAACTGCAAGTCTAACGCCGGCAGGAATGTCCTTGTCATTATCGGCGCCGAAAAAGTTCCGAGGGAGGCGTACGACCTGGCAGACTATAACATCTCTGTTGGCAACCAGCCCCACTCGGAGATAGCAGCCCTTGCCGTATTTCTTGACAGGTTGTTTTCCGGAGCAGAACTGAGCAAGAAATTTGGGGGCGCCGCTCTTCGGATCGTGCCCTCGCCGCGAGGCAAGAAGGTCAGGGAAGCCCCCCGCAAATCTATTAATTGA